Genomic segment of Pararhodobacter zhoushanensis:
CAGGGTCTCCCGGAATGTCGCGCAGGAATACTCTGAACCGCGCCGCAATAAAAGTCAGTAAGCGTTACCTATATCCACCTTTTTTCGGGGCAAGCCCGGGATGAAGGCTGTAATTCTCCATAAATAGGTCAGCATGTAATCCCTATCTTTTGACCCTTCCTCCGTGGGCAAAAGGGGATAAGGTGCGGAAAACCCCAGCCGGAACGCTCAAAATGTCGCTAATGCACATCTTTATTCTCGCGTTAATTCAAGGGATTACCGAGTTTCTTCCCATCTCTTCGTCTGCGCATTTGATCCTGTTTCCGCAGCTTACCGGCGTCGCCGATCAGGGTGTCGCCATCGACGTCTCCGTCCACGTGGGCACCCTGCTTGCCGTCATGATCTACTTTCGCAGCGATGTGATGATGGTGATTCGGGGCTTGCCAGACCTCGCGCGCGGTCGACTTGATTCGCCCGGCGCGCGGATGGCGTTCCTGTTGGCCGTCGCGACGGTGCCGGTGATCGTGCTGGGGCTGGTTCTCAAGCTGACCGGCCTTGTTGACGCGATGCGCTCGGTTGCGCTGATCGGCTGGACGATGCTGATTTTCGGTGTCGTGCTCTATGCCGCCGACAAACTGGGCACCGAGGCCCGCCGCGCCGAGGGCTGGACCCTGCGCGACGCCATCATTCTGGGGCTGTGGCAGGCGATCGCGCTGATCCCCGGCACCTCGCGCTCGGGCGCAACGATCACCGGCGCGCGGTTTCTGGGGTTCGAGCGTCACGATGCGGCGCGGCTGTCGATGCTGATGTCGATCCCGACGATCATCGCCTCAGGCGCGATCACGGCGCTGGATCTGGTGGAAACCGCCAATGCGCAAGCGGCGATCGACGGCGCGATCGGCGCGGCGATCTCGTTCGTCGCCGCGCTGTTTGCACTCAAGGTGATGATGCGCTTTCTGGCTGCCGTCAGCTTCACGCCCTATGTAATCTACCGGGTCGTGCTGGGCATGGCTCTGCTGTGGGTCGCGTATTCCTGACCGTCAGCCCTGCGAGCGCAGGCCCTTCGCAGATTCCTTGATCAACTCATACTGACCAGCCGGGCGGAAGCGCCACAGGTAGGTCGGCAGGATCAGGTCCATCGGCGCCGGGTCGATCCCGAGATCGGCCAACCCCTTGGCACCCTCGGCCACCACGTTGTCGTGGCTCAGGTTGCGCAACTGGTCGACGGTCAGCACGGTATTGGTGAACAGACCCGCCGTCAGGAACTGCGCCAGCCCCAGACCGCGCGCGGTCAGACCAGCCATCCAGCGCGGCATGTTCAGGATCACGCGGTTGCGGCGGATCTCGGTCAGCATCGTCGTCATCAGCGCGCGGAAGGTGGCGACGTCAGGGCCACCCAGCTCGTACACGCCCGGCGCAGCCTGACCCATCGCAGCCTTCGCTGCAGCCTGGGCCACGTCGTCGACATAGACCGGCTGGAATTTGCTAGCGCCGCCGGCAATCGGCAGGATCGGCGAGAAGCGGGTCATCGCGGCGAAGCGGTTGAAGAACGCGTCCTCGGGCCCGAAGATGATCGAGGGGCGCAGGATCACCGCATTCGGGAAGGCTTCAAGCACAGCAGCCTCACCCTGTGCCTTGGTGCGGGCGTATTCGCTGTCGGATTGCGCGTTGGCGCCGATTGCCGACAGATGCACCAGCGCGGACACCCCCGACTCAGCCGCGACGCGGGCCACCATGCCAGCACCGTCAGCCTGAACGGCCTTGAAGCTGTTCTTCTTGCTCTGCGTCAGAAGACCGGCGCAGTTCACCACAGCGTCCGCGCCCGCCATCACGGCGCGGACCGAAGCCTCGTCGCGGATGTTGCACAAGATCGGCTCGACCTGACCCACCGTGCCATAGGTGCGGACATAGAGCCGCTCGTTCGGGCGCCGCGTCGCAACGCGAACGCGCCACCCGGCCTGTGCCATGCGCCGCGCTATATAGCGCCCGACAAAGCCAGAACCGCCCAGGATCGTGACCAGTTTCGTCATTTTGACCTCCGCGCCAAGCATCGCTTTGTCTTGCTCAATACCCCTGACCCCTTGTCACGACAAGACTAAAGCAAGGTTAGCACCCGGGTCGTGCTGCAGCGCGGCGAAAGATTTTTCTCGTCGCCGCGCGATTTTTCATCGGGGGCCGTTGACAGTGGATTGGGCTACGGATAATCCACCGCTCACGCAACCGGCCCAGGTGGCGGAATTGGTAGACGCGCTAGCTTCAGGTGCTAGTTTCCGTAAGGAAGTGGAGGTTCGAGTCCTCTCCTGGGCACCATTGCTTCAAGTAAAAGCCGCGTAGCTCGAATGAGTTACGCGGCTTTTCTCTTTTCTGATCCCCCCATACTCAAAACCTCGGCTTTCCGGCATCCCGCGCGGGTCCCGGCGCATTTTTGTTGACGTGCCGCCAGCTCGACTGTCAATATATGAATAACATGATCATATATGAACAAATCTCGCGGGGAATCCATGCTTAAGATTGCAGTGTGCGGCGGCGGTGTCGGCGGTCTGTGTGCCAGCATTGCGCTGCACAAAATGGGCCATCAGGTCACGGTGTTTGAACAAGCACAGCAGTTCGCCCGCGTCGGCGCCGACATCAACCTGACCCCGAACGCCGTGCACGCGCTGGACCGGCTGGGCGCCAGCGAGGAGCTGCGGGTGAACGCCGCCCGCCCGACGCATCGCATCAGCCGGATCTGGGACACGGGCGCAGAAACGTCGCGCATGCCCCTGAGCGAAGCCGCCGAGACCCGCTATGGTGGGCCGTCGCTGACCGTGCACCGCGCCGATCTGCTGAAGGCGCTTGAGGTGTTGCTGCCTGAAGGCGCGCTGCGGTTCGGGGCCAAGGTTGCCGAGGTCGGGCAGGACGCCGACGGCGCGTGGCTGGTGCTGGCTGACGGCACCACGCACCGCGCGGATGTGGTGATCGGGGCCGATGGCATCCATTCCCCCGTGCGCACCGCCGTCTTTGGCGCTGATTCGCCGCAGTTCACCGGGCTGGTGTCATGGCGCGCGGTTTTCCCGCGCGAACGTGGCGGTGATCTGCCGAACCTCGATGCGTTCACCAAATGGTGGGGGCCGACCAGCGACCTGCAGATCGTCACCTTCCCGCTGACCCGCGGTGAAGAGATCTTTGTCTTTGCCACCCACCGTCAGGACGACTGGGCGGAAGAGGGCTGGACCCTGCCCGGCGACATCGACGAACTGCGCGCCCATTACGCCGATTTCCACCCCGAGGCCCGCGCGCTGCTGGCGGCCTGCGACAGCGCCACGCGCTCGGCCCTGCATGTGCGCGAACCGATGGCGCACTGGTCGCAGGGCCACATCACCCTGCTGGGCGACGCGGCGCACCCGATGGTGCCGTTCATGGCGCAAGGGGCCTGCATGGCGATCGAGGATGCGGTGGTGCTGGCGCGCGCGCTGGACGGCGTCGATGCGGCCGGTGTGCCCGCCGCACTGACCCGGTATGAAGAGGCGCGCATCCCGCGCACCTCGGAAATCCAGCGCTCGTCTCTGGCGAATGAGTGGCTCAAGACTCAGGGCAATGCCGACTGGGTCTATGGCTATCAGGCGTGGACCGCCCCGCTTTAAGGCTGTTCGGTGAACCCCAGCGCCGCCGAGATTTCGGCGGCGGCTGCCTTGACCGCCTCTTCGATGCGCAGGGCCAGTGGCGTGTCGGGGGTGAACTGCGTCTCTGGCCCCGTCACGTTGATCGACGCCACGGTACGCCCCTGATGATCGAACACCGGCGCGGCGCAGGATCCGATCCCGCGCTCGAAATTGCCCGAACTCCACGCCACCCCACGCGCCCGGTCGGCAGTAATCTGGGCGGTCAACGCTTCCAGCGAGCTTGCGGTCTTTTCGGTGAAGGTTTTCAGCGCGTCACCGACATAGAGCCGCTCGATATCGCCCTCGGGCAGCCAGCCCAGCAGCACGCGGCCGATGGTGGTGGCATGCGCAGGCAGGCGCGAGCCTTCACGGACATTGCTGATCAGGTGCGAGTTGGGTGTTTCGCGCAGCAGGTAGATCACCTCGGTCCCGTCCAGAATGCCCAGATGCGAGGACAGCTCGAGCTGTGCCACCAGCCGCGACATCACCGGACGCGCCACCTTGAGCACGTCGCGCGATTTGAGCGCATCGGCGGCCAGCGCGATCATGCCGGGGCCCAGTTGCCAGCTCAGCCCGTCATCCATCGACTCGATCATCCGTTCGGCTTCGAGCGTGTGCAAAAGGCGGATCAGCGTCGTGCGGTTGATGCCCAGTGCGCGCGAGGTGGCGCTGGCATTGTTGCACCGGCCCCCCGCCGCGATATGGCGCAGCAACGTAAAGGCCCTGTGAACCGGCGGCACAGAATAGTTGGTGCCGTCGCCGTCGTTCTCTTCCGTCACGTCATGCCCCCCAAAGCTGCCTGCTCAATAGCGGTGCCTTCGGTCTGCCGCAATTCTCGCCCCGCTGCTCAGGAACCGCGCACTGCGTGTTCCGCCAGTGGCTGCACGAAAATTCTGCTTGACCGAATCCCTCGTTGCTCCAATAATGAACAGCATGTTATAATATGAACAGTTGTGCAAGCCTGATCTGCTCGACACGCACCAAAGGAGCCACCCCATGGACGCCTTCAAAGACCGCCTCTCGCAGCGTGCCCGCGATACGAGCCGTCCGGCGCTGGCCCACCAATCGCTGGGCCGCCCGCTGACCGATGCCGAGACCGCACTGTCGCAGGCGCTGATGGCGATCATGGGCGAGCGGGTGCATGACTTCGCCGAGGTCGCCAAGGAACTGGCCGCCCGTGGCGTGACCGCGCCGATCTCGGGGCGCACCGATTGGGATCTGGCGCTGCTGACAGACGAGCTGACGGCACTGAACAAGGATCTCGACACCGCCTACGCGGAGGCCGGTTATGGCGCTTGAGTTCAAAGGCGTCTCGAAAAGCTTCAACCTGGACACGGGTCAGGAGCTGACGGCGGTTCGCGACATCAATTTCAAGGTCGAAAAGGGCGAGTTCGTCTCGGTCGTCGGCCCTTCGGGCTGCGGCAAATCGACGATCCTGAGCATGACGGCAGGGCTGTACCAGCCGACCACCGGCGAGGTCCGGGTTTCAGGCGAACTGGTCACCAAGCCGAACCCGCATGTCGGCTTCATGCTGCAAAAAGACCTGCTGCTGCCGTGGCGCACGATCATCAAGAACGTCGAATTCGGGCTGGAATCGCGCGGCGTTCCCCGCGCCCAGCGCCGCGAACGCGCCATGGCGGAACTGGAGCGCTGCCATCTGGCGGGCTTCGAGAACCACTACCCCTATCAGCTGTCCGGTGGCATGCGCCAACGCGCGGCCCTGGCCCGCACGCTGGCGATTGATCCCGACATCATCCTGCTGGACGAGCCGTTCTCGGCACTGGATGCACAGACCAAGCTGCTGATCCAGAACTCGTTCGCCGAGACGATCATGGAAGCGGGCATCACCACGCTGCTGATCACCCATGATCTGAGCGAAGCGGTGATCATGTCGGACCGCGTTCTGGTGCTGTCCGAGCGCCCCGGCACGGTGATGTGCGAAATGCCCATCGACCTGCCCGACCGCGCGCATCCGCTCAAGCGCCGTCAGCTGCCCGAAGTCCACCAGCACGCCGCCGAAATCTTCACCTTGCTGCGCCTCGACCAGCGCGCGGCCTGATCCACGACGACCATAATAAAACCAACGGGAGTATCTCTATGAAGACGCGCATTCTGGGCCTTGCCGCCGCTGCCGGCCTTGCCTTTTCCAGCCTCTCGGCCATGGCGCAAACGCCGCTGACCTATCTGTTCCCGGCCCCTGACTTCCTGCCCGCCTTCGCCCCGTTCCAGCTGGCATTGGGCAAAGGGTATTACGCCGAAGCCGGTCTGGACGTGACCTTCCGCATCGGTCAGGGCGGCGCTGACGTGGCGACGCAGGTTGCTGTCGGCAACGCCCAGCTGGGCGGCGGCATGGGCGATACCGCGCTGATCGTGCGCGCCAACGGGCTGGAAGTCCGCGGCGTGGCGCTGCTGGGTGGTCAGGGCATCACCCAGATCGCATGGCGCAATGACCGCGACATCAACGGGATCGCCGATCTGGAAGGCCGCTCGATTGGCGTCATCGGCTTTCAGGACACCACCTTCTACAACCTGCTGGCTGTGCTCGCCTCGGAAGAGATCGGCCGTTCGGACGTCGATATTCAGGCGCTTGGACCGGGCGGCATCATCCAGAACATGATCGGCGGCTCGATTGACGCGATGTCGGGCGTGCCCGAATGGATCGTCGCTGTTGAAGACGCAGGCGTGCCGCTGACCGTGACCCCCGCGCGCGATTACTTCGCCTCGCAGGCACAGGCGATCATTGCCTCGGACGCCTATATCGCTGAAAACCCCGAAGCCGTGCGCGGGTTCGTTCAGGCGACGCTGCGCGCCATCGACGACATCATCGCTGACCCGGCACAGGCCGCGCAGGACTATGTCGGCTTCCTGCCGCGCCACGCTGAAAACGTCGCCCAGATCGAGCGGATCATGCGGATGTATGTCTCCAACGTCTATGCGCAGGATGGCGACCGTCCGATCGGTGCGTTTGACCCCGCACAGCTGCAAACCGCCGAAGACTTCTATGTCGCCAACGAACTGGTGAACGACGTCGTGCCGGTTGAAGACGCCTACACCAACGACTTCGTCACCGAATAACCGCCGCCTGACACTCTCAACCCTTCCGGTCGCTGCACCGTCACCCCTTTGGGGCGGCGACCGGAGCCTTCTTGCCCAGCCACAAGGACCAGACCTCTCATGAGCCTTGCCAAAAGCCATACCTTAGCCGGGATCGTGATTCTGGGCGTTGTCCTGCTGATCTGGCAATTCCTGCCGCCCGCGATGGATGTGCCCAAATTCATCATCCCCACGCCGATGGACATGCTCAAGGAACTGGGCCGGATGTACCGGCGCGAGGATCTGATCACCAACACCCTGTCCACCGCGCTGTATACCACGCTGGGCTTTGCCATCGGCTCGGCGCTGGGGGCCATCATCGGCTACCTGCTGGGCATGTCCGAATTCTGGGAGCGCGTGCTCTCGCCCTATATCCTGGCACTGCAGATCGCGCCGAAAGTCGCCTTCGCCCCGCTGTTCATCATGTGGTTCGGCTATAACGCCACGCCCAAGCTGCTGGTCACCGTGCTGATCGTCTTCTTCCCGGTGCTGGTGAACGTGCTGGCCGCGATGAAGACCGTCGACCGCGACATGGTGAACCTTGCCCGCGCCTATTCGCTCAGCCGCTGGGAGATTTTCCTGAAGGTCGAATTCCCCTCGACCCTGCCCAACCTGATGGCCGGTCTGCGCATCGCCTCGACGCTGGCCGTGATCGGCGTGACCGTGGGCGAGCTGGTCGGCGGCAACACCGGACTTGGGTTCCTGATCAGCTACGGCGGCGGGCAGGCGAATGCCGCGATGGTGTTCAATGCCATCGTGCTGCTGACGCTCATCGGCATCGTGCTCTATTCGGTGCTCGCCTGGGCTGAGAAGCGCCTGCTCCATTACATCCCGAAAAAAGAACACTGACCCGCGGCCAGCCACAACGCCCGCCGCATTCCCCAACCGCAGGAGACCTCCATGAGCACCGCTCCGATGAAATTTCCCTCGATCGAACCCGATGACGTGGTCATCCCCGAGGGCAAGACGCTGGACAGCTGGATCGAAAGCCGCGTCGCGCGCTATGCGTCGCGCACGCTGGACTGGGACGCGCTGAAGTTTCAGGCCGATTTCGACCCCAAATACCGCCGCGCGCAGATGCGCTATGTCGGCACCGGCGCGACCGGCGTGTCCGATGATGAGAACGTCGTGCCGGCCGGGCATTTCACCTTCTCGACGATGGTTCTGCCCGCTGGCTGCGAAGGCCCGCTGCACATCCACCGCGACGCCGAGGAAATCTTCTTTGTCCTCAAGGGCCACTCGATCCGCCTGTTCATCGAACACAAGGGCGAGATGGTCGAAACCGTCCTGACCGAGCGTGACCTCTTGTCGGTGCCGCCGGGCGTCTACCGCGGTCTGCGCAACGAGGGTATCGAAGAGGCCCTGCTCTGCGTGATGATCGGCAACCCCAAGCCGGTGACCCCGACCTATCCGCCCGAGCACCCGGTCTCCAAGATCCCCCGGCCCAAGGGCTCCAAAGCCGCCGGCTGAACCGCCTGTAAGGTGGGGTTAAACCCCACCTTACGCCCCCGCAAGATTACCGAGGTTTGATCCCATGACCGCTCCTGCCATCGACAAGAAAGCCCTGATCGAGGATCGCGTGAACACTGGCCTGCTGGGCCAATGGTATCCCGTCGCCAAATCGGTCGAGATCAAGACGACCAAGCCCTACGGTACCAAACTGCTGGGCCAGAAGCTGGTCCTGTGGCGCAAGGCGGACGGGTCAATCGCTTGTGTCGAGGATTTCTGCCCGCACCGGGGCGCGCCGCTGTCGTATGGCGAGATCCACGAGGGCAACATCGGCTGCCGCTATCACGGCGTTGTCGTCAACGGTGACGGTGTCGTCGTCCGCGTTCCCGCCATGCCCGAATGCGCGATGGAGGGCCGCAAGGCGCTGAAGAACTTCCACGTCACCGAGCATTCGGATGCCGTTTTCGTCTACATCCCCAGCCTGACCCAGCCCGAGCCGCCTGAACTGGTGATGCCGCCGGAACTGATGGGCGGTGCCTGGACCGGGTTCCTCTGTACCAGCGTGTGGGAAACCAACTACCGCTACGCGCTCGACAACCTCGCCGACCCGATGCACGGCTGCTACCTGCATTCCGAAAGCTTCACCCTGGCCTTTGGCTCCAAGCAAGACCTGATGAAGCTCGACAAGACCGACAACGGTTTCCACGTCACCCGCGTGGGACAGGTCGGCGACAATTTCGACTGGGCGGAATTCGCCGTCTTCCCCGGCAACATGTACTGTTTCCTCGACATCCCCTACCCGCCCGCTGCTGGCCCCGGTGGCAACATGCGCATCGTCGGCTTCACCACCCCGGTGGATGAGACGACCTGCAAGGTGTTCTTCTGGCGTCTGCGCAAGGTCGAAGGGCTGGCGCGCGAGGCGTGGCGCTTCCTCTACCGCACCAAGCTGGAGGCGAACCACTGGCATGTGCTGGAACAGGATCGCGTCATGCTGGAAGGCATGCCCGACGACGCCCGCAAGCGCGAGATGCTCTACCAGCACGATCTCGGTGTGTCGCGTATCCGTCAGGTTCTGACCCGCGCGGCCAAAGAGCAGATCGAGGCTGAACTGAAGCAGGTGGCCGCAGAATGATGCTGTCCGGTCGCACCATCCTGATCACCGGCGCGGCGCGCGGTCTGGGCCGGGCGCTGGCGCAGGGCTGCGCGGCCGAGGGCGCGCGGCTGGTGCTGGCGGATATCGACGCCGAGGGCGTCGCCGCCGCTGCCGCCGAACTGGGCGCACGCGCCGTGACGGTGGATCTGGGCGATCCGGCCAGCATCTCGGCGCTGTCCGAGGATATCGCCGCGACCGAGGGCGAGTTGCACGGGCTGGTCAACAACGGCGCGGTGGCGACCAATGTCGGCGGCATGGCGTTTGAGGATATCGAGCTGGAGCTGTGGGACCGCGTGCAGCGCGTCAATGTGCGCGGCACGTGGCTGATGACCCGCGCCTGTTCGGCAATGCTGCGCGCCTCAGGGTCGGGCCGGGTGGTCAACGTGGCCTCCGACACCGCCCTGTGGGGTGCGCCGCGTCTGCTGGCCTATACGGCCTCAAAAGGCGCGGTGATGGCAATGACCCGCTCGCTGGCACGCGAGATGGGGCCGGACCGCGTGGGCGTGACCTGCATCGCGCCCGGCATCCTGACCACCGAGAGCACCGAATACGTCCCCGCCGCGCGCCATTCGCTGTATCAGGATGGCCGCGCCGTTCCCGGCCCGCAATCGGCGGCCGAAGTGACGGGCACCGTCGCCTTCCTGCTGTCCGAGGCCGCCCTGACGCTGACCGGACAAGTGATGCCGGTCAACAACGGCTACGTGTTCGTCACATGAGCGTGCGGGACCATATCACCGCCGGGATCGGCTGGCGCGAGCATCAAGGCGATGGCCCGGTGCTGGTGGCGCTGCATGGCATCGGCTCCGAAGCGCGCGCTTTTGACGGGGTGGCCGCCGCGCTGCCCGGCTGGCGCGTGATCGCCTGGGAAGCGCCGGGTTATGGTCCCTCAACCCCGCTGGCGATGGATTGGCCCGTTGCTGCCGATTACGCGACCGCGCTGGCCGGGTTTCTGGACGCTCTGTCCCTGACCCAAGTCCACCTCGTCGGCCATTCCCTCGGCACCCTGATCGGTGCCGCCTTCGCCCGCGCCCACCCGCAGCGGGTCAGCACGCTGACGCTGGCCTCCTGCGCGCAAGGTGGCGGTGCCCAACCCGGCACCCTGCCCGCCAAACAAGCTGCGCGGCTGGATGACCTCGCCGCCCTTGGCGCGCCCGAGTTCGCCCGCACCCGCGCGCCCCGGCTGATCTTTCAGCCCGACCAGAACCCCGCGCTGGTCACTGCTGTCTATGACGGCATGAGCAAGATCCAGCTGCCCGGCTATGCCCAAGCCGTGCGCATGCTCGCCAGCGGCGACCTTGCCGCCGACTGCGCCGCGCTG
This window contains:
- a CDS encoding undecaprenyl-diphosphate phosphatase produces the protein MSLMHIFILALIQGITEFLPISSSAHLILFPQLTGVADQGVAIDVSVHVGTLLAVMIYFRSDVMMVIRGLPDLARGRLDSPGARMAFLLAVATVPVIVLGLVLKLTGLVDAMRSVALIGWTMLIFGVVLYAADKLGTEARRAEGWTLRDAIILGLWQAIALIPGTSRSGATITGARFLGFERHDAARLSMLMSIPTIIASGAITALDLVETANAQAAIDGAIGAAISFVAALFALKVMMRFLAAVSFTPYVIYRVVLGMALLWVAYS
- a CDS encoding complex I NDUFA9 subunit family protein, coding for MTKLVTILGGSGFVGRYIARRMAQAGWRVRVATRRPNERLYVRTYGTVGQVEPILCNIRDEASVRAVMAGADAVVNCAGLLTQSKKNSFKAVQADGAGMVARVAAESGVSALVHLSAIGANAQSDSEYARTKAQGEAAVLEAFPNAVILRPSIIFGPEDAFFNRFAAMTRFSPILPIAGGASKFQPVYVDDVAQAAAKAAMGQAAPGVYELGGPDVATFRALMTTMLTEIRRNRVILNMPRWMAGLTARGLGLAQFLTAGLFTNTVLTVDQLRNLSHDNVVAEGAKGLADLGIDPAPMDLILPTYLWRFRPAGQYELIKESAKGLRSQG
- a CDS encoding FAD-dependent monooxygenase, with product MLKIAVCGGGVGGLCASIALHKMGHQVTVFEQAQQFARVGADINLTPNAVHALDRLGASEELRVNAARPTHRISRIWDTGAETSRMPLSEAAETRYGGPSLTVHRADLLKALEVLLPEGALRFGAKVAEVGQDADGAWLVLADGTTHRADVVIGADGIHSPVRTAVFGADSPQFTGLVSWRAVFPRERGGDLPNLDAFTKWWGPTSDLQIVTFPLTRGEEIFVFATHRQDDWAEEGWTLPGDIDELRAHYADFHPEARALLAACDSATRSALHVREPMAHWSQGHITLLGDAAHPMVPFMAQGACMAIEDAVVLARALDGVDAAGVPAALTRYEEARIPRTSEIQRSSLANEWLKTQGNADWVYGYQAWTAPL
- a CDS encoding IclR family transcriptional regulator, which encodes MTEENDGDGTNYSVPPVHRAFTLLRHIAAGGRCNNASATSRALGINRTTLIRLLHTLEAERMIESMDDGLSWQLGPGMIALAADALKSRDVLKVARPVMSRLVAQLELSSHLGILDGTEVIYLLRETPNSHLISNVREGSRLPAHATTIGRVLLGWLPEGDIERLYVGDALKTFTEKTASSLEALTAQITADRARGVAWSSGNFERGIGSCAAPVFDHQGRTVASINVTGPETQFTPDTPLALRIEEAVKAAAAEISAALGFTEQP
- a CDS encoding recombinase-like helix-turn-helix domain-containing protein, which encodes MDAFKDRLSQRARDTSRPALAHQSLGRPLTDAETALSQALMAIMGERVHDFAEVAKELAARGVTAPISGRTDWDLALLTDELTALNKDLDTAYAEAGYGA
- a CDS encoding ABC transporter ATP-binding protein; this translates as MALEFKGVSKSFNLDTGQELTAVRDINFKVEKGEFVSVVGPSGCGKSTILSMTAGLYQPTTGEVRVSGELVTKPNPHVGFMLQKDLLLPWRTIIKNVEFGLESRGVPRAQRRERAMAELERCHLAGFENHYPYQLSGGMRQRAALARTLAIDPDIILLDEPFSALDAQTKLLIQNSFAETIMEAGITTLLITHDLSEAVIMSDRVLVLSERPGTVMCEMPIDLPDRAHPLKRRQLPEVHQHAAEIFTLLRLDQRAA
- a CDS encoding ABC transporter substrate-binding protein, with amino-acid sequence MKTRILGLAAAAGLAFSSLSAMAQTPLTYLFPAPDFLPAFAPFQLALGKGYYAEAGLDVTFRIGQGGADVATQVAVGNAQLGGGMGDTALIVRANGLEVRGVALLGGQGITQIAWRNDRDINGIADLEGRSIGVIGFQDTTFYNLLAVLASEEIGRSDVDIQALGPGGIIQNMIGGSIDAMSGVPEWIVAVEDAGVPLTVTPARDYFASQAQAIIASDAYIAENPEAVRGFVQATLRAIDDIIADPAQAAQDYVGFLPRHAENVAQIERIMRMYVSNVYAQDGDRPIGAFDPAQLQTAEDFYVANELVNDVVPVEDAYTNDFVTE
- a CDS encoding ABC transporter permease; this translates as MSLAKSHTLAGIVILGVVLLIWQFLPPAMDVPKFIIPTPMDMLKELGRMYRREDLITNTLSTALYTTLGFAIGSALGAIIGYLLGMSEFWERVLSPYILALQIAPKVAFAPLFIMWFGYNATPKLLVTVLIVFFPVLVNVLAAMKTVDRDMVNLARAYSLSRWEIFLKVEFPSTLPNLMAGLRIASTLAVIGVTVGELVGGNTGLGFLISYGGGQANAAMVFNAIVLLTLIGIVLYSVLAWAEKRLLHYIPKKEH
- a CDS encoding cupin domain-containing protein, giving the protein MSTAPMKFPSIEPDDVVIPEGKTLDSWIESRVARYASRTLDWDALKFQADFDPKYRRAQMRYVGTGATGVSDDENVVPAGHFTFSTMVLPAGCEGPLHIHRDAEEIFFVLKGHSIRLFIEHKGEMVETVLTERDLLSVPPGVYRGLRNEGIEEALLCVMIGNPKPVTPTYPPEHPVSKIPRPKGSKAAG
- a CDS encoding Rieske 2Fe-2S domain-containing protein: MTAPAIDKKALIEDRVNTGLLGQWYPVAKSVEIKTTKPYGTKLLGQKLVLWRKADGSIACVEDFCPHRGAPLSYGEIHEGNIGCRYHGVVVNGDGVVVRVPAMPECAMEGRKALKNFHVTEHSDAVFVYIPSLTQPEPPELVMPPELMGGAWTGFLCTSVWETNYRYALDNLADPMHGCYLHSESFTLAFGSKQDLMKLDKTDNGFHVTRVGQVGDNFDWAEFAVFPGNMYCFLDIPYPPAAGPGGNMRIVGFTTPVDETTCKVFFWRLRKVEGLAREAWRFLYRTKLEANHWHVLEQDRVMLEGMPDDARKREMLYQHDLGVSRIRQVLTRAAKEQIEAELKQVAAE
- a CDS encoding SDR family oxidoreductase, whose translation is MMLSGRTILITGAARGLGRALAQGCAAEGARLVLADIDAEGVAAAAAELGARAVTVDLGDPASISALSEDIAATEGELHGLVNNGAVATNVGGMAFEDIELELWDRVQRVNVRGTWLMTRACSAMLRASGSGRVVNVASDTALWGAPRLLAYTASKGAVMAMTRSLAREMGPDRVGVTCIAPGILTTESTEYVPAARHSLYQDGRAVPGPQSAAEVTGTVAFLLSEAALTLTGQVMPVNNGYVFVT
- a CDS encoding alpha/beta fold hydrolase, whose translation is MSVRDHITAGIGWREHQGDGPVLVALHGIGSEARAFDGVAAALPGWRVIAWEAPGYGPSTPLAMDWPVAADYATALAGFLDALSLTQVHLVGHSLGTLIGAAFARAHPQRVSTLTLASCAQGGGAQPGTLPAKQAARLDDLAALGAPEFARTRAPRLIFQPDQNPALVTAVYDGMSKIQLPGYAQAVRMLASGDLAADCAALTAPTAVIVGAEDIVTPPAQSQTAHAALPAAQRGALTLIPGAGHALHQQAPAALAAALRAQVHQGVTP